One Brassica napus cultivar Da-Ae chromosome A5, Da-Ae, whole genome shotgun sequence DNA window includes the following coding sequences:
- the LOC125609298 gene encoding sulfite exporter TauE/SafE family protein 4-like, with protein MGLSLKRGTGGFLVYLLVGFSVAVFSVSYVGDTNPNPHLSSSSSPLSATEKVWPDLKFSWRLVVATLIGFLGSACGTVGGVGGGGIFVPMLTLILGFDTKSAAAISKCMIMGASASSVWYNVRVRHPTKEVPILDYDLALLFQPMLLLGITVGVSLSVVFPYWLITVLIIILFVGTSSRSFFKGIEMWKEETLLKNEIAKQHQGSTVNSRGELLIDTEYEPLYPREEKSELEIIRSNLKWKRLLLLVTLWSAFLLIQVIKNEIKVCSTIYWVLFILQFPVALGVYGFEAVRLYRENKKRLRSGNTESICEATIEWTPLSLIFCALCGLVGGVVGGLLGSGGGFVLGPLLLEIGVIPQVASATATFVMMFSSSLSVVEFYLLKRFPIPYALYLMSVSILAGFWGQFFIRKLVAILRRASIIVFVLSGVICASALTMGVIGIENSIKMIHNHEFMGFLGFCSSQ; from the exons ATGGGATTGTCGTTGAAAAGAGGCACCGGAGGGTTCCTCGTATACCTCCTCGTGGGTTTCTCCGTCGCCGTATTCTCGGTTTCTTACGTCGGAGATACAAACCCTAATCCTcatctctcctcctcctcctctccgcTCTCTGCCACCGAGAAAGTCTGGCCG GATTTGAAGTTTAGCTGGAGGCTTGTGGTGGCTACTCTCATAGGGTTTCTAGGATCTGCGTGTGGGACCGTTGGTGGCGTTGGAGGCGGTGGAATATTCGTTCCTATGCTCACTCTCATTCTAGGGTTCGATACAAAATCTGCAGCTGCGATCTCTAAAT GTATGATAATGGGGGCATCAGCGTCATCGGTTTGGTACAATGTGAGAGTACGTCATCCGACAAAGGAAGTACCGATCTTGGACTATGATCTTGCGCTCCTCTTTCAACCTATGCTTCTTCTGGGAATCACTGTTGGTGTTTCTCTGAGTGTTGTATTCCCTTACTGGCTCATCACCGTTCTCATCATCATTCTATTCGTTGGTACTTCTTCGAGATCTTTTTTTAAAGGGATTGAGATGTGGAAGGAGGAGACTTTGTTGAAG AATGAAATAGCCAAACAGCACCAAGGCTCCACGGTTAACTCCAGGGGAGAAC TTTTGATAGACACAGAGTATGAGCCTCTTTATCCAAGAGAAGAGAAGTCAGAACTG GAAATAATAAGGTCTAACCTCAAGTGGAAACGGCTTCTGCTTTTAGTCACTCTGTGGTCTGCTTTCTTGCTCATCCAAGTTATCAAG AATGAAATCAAGGTTTGCAGCACAATCTATTGGGTGCTTTTCATCTTACAG ttcccTGTGGCTCTGGGGGTGTATGGATTTGAAGCAGTGAGATTGTATAGAGAGAACAAGAAGAGGCTAAGAAGTGGAAACACTGAATCAATCTGTGAGGCTACAATAGAGTGGACTCCTCTTAGTCTTATCTTCTGTGCTCTATGTGGACTCGTTGGAGGAGTTGTAGGTGGTCTTCTTGGATCCGGTGGTGGGTTTGTTCTCGGTCCATTGCTTCTTGAGATTGGAGTCATTCCACAGGTTGCTAGCGCGACAGCTACATTTGTGATGATGTTTTCGTCGTCCTTATCAGTAGTTGAGTTCTATCTCCTCAAGAGGTTCCCAATCCCATACG CATTGTACTTGATGTCGGTATCGATCCTTGCCGGTTTTTGGGGACAGTTCTTTATAAGAAAGCTGGTGGCCATCCTCAGAAGAGCTTCCATCATCGTCTTTGTCCTCTCAGGAGTCATATGTGCCAGTGCTCTCACAATGGGAGTGATTGGTATAGAGAATAGCATTAAGATGATACATAACCATGAGTTCATGGGATTCTTAGGATTCTGCAGCAGTCAGTGA
- the LOC106454700 gene encoding late embryogenesis abundant protein ECP63, which translates to MPSDIVEETRDRGSTGRTVVEVTVEDTKPGKVAATLKASDRMTSPTFNEIEVEDTKPGKVAATLKASDQMTGQTFNDVGRMDY; encoded by the coding sequence ATGCCGTCAGACATTGTAGAGGAAACACGTGATCGTGGAAGCACGGGGAGGACGGTGGTTGAGGTCACAGTTGAAGATACAAAACCTGGCAAGGTAGCGGCTACTCTGAAGGCGTCTGATCGGATGACCAGTCCGACATTCAACGAAATCGAAGTTGAAGATACAAAACCTGGTAAGGTGGCGGCTACCCTGAAGGCTTCGGATCAGATGACCGGTCAAACATTCAACGACGTTGGACGGATGGATTATTAG
- the LOC125575136 gene encoding late embryogenesis abundant protein ECP63-like: MASEKQQKTERAEVAARLAAEDLHDINKHHCDNVTMYKVTERTVEHPPEQERPGVIGSVFRAVQGTYEHARDAVVGKSHDVAESTREGAQIASEKAAGAKDATLEKAKDTADHTAEKAREAKDMTAEKMGEYKDYTVDKAKEAKDKTVDKMGEYKVYTVDKAVEARDKTAEKAKETANYTADKAGEYKDYTVEKAAEGKDAGVSKLGEFKDSAVDTAKRAMGFLSGKTEETKQKAVETKDSAKEKMVEAGEEARRKMEEMRLEGKELKEEARRKAREGSQKTKETADSAAERAHETKDSDSVR, translated from the exons ATGGCGTCGGAGAAACAACAAAAGACGGAAAGAGCCGAAGTTGCAGCGAGGCTAGCAGCTGAAGACTTGCATGACATTAACAAACACCATTGCGATAACGTCACGATGTATAAGGTAACGGAGAGAACAGTTGAACATCCACCAGAGCAGGAGAGGCCAGGAGTGATAGGATCAGTGTTCAGGGCCGTCCAAGGAACATATGAGCATGCGAGAGATGCTGTTGTCGGGAAAAGCCATGACGTCGCCGAGTCGACCAGAGAAGGAGCTCAAATAGCCTCAGAAAAAGCGGCTGGAGCCAAAGATGCAACCCTTGAGAAGGCAAAAGACACGGCGGATCATACGGCCGAGAAGGCAAGAGAGGCTAAAGATATGACGGCAGAGAAGATGGGCGAGTATAAAGACTATACGGTTGATAAGGCGAAGGAAGCCAAGGACAAGACGGTGGATAAAATGGGCGAATACAAAGTCTACACAGTGGATAAGGCTGTAGAAGCTAGGGATAAGACGGCAGAGAAGGCCAAGGAGACAGCCAACTATACGGCTGACAAGGCCGGAGAGTATAAGGACTACACGGTGGAGAAGGCGGCTGAAGGAAAAGATGCTGGAGTGAGTAAGCTTGGAGAGTTTAAAGATAGTGCAGTTGATACGGCGAAGAGAGCTATGGGTTTCTTGTCTGGGAAGACAGaggaaaccaaacaaaaagctGTAGAGACCAAAGATAGTGCCAAG GAAAAAATGGTGGAGGCTGGAGAAGAAGCTAGACGAAAGATGGAGGAGATGAGATTGGAAGGTAAAGAACTCAAAGAAGAAGCTAGACG CAAAGCACGAGAGGGGTCTCAAAAGACCAAGGAGACTGCTGACTCAGCAGCTGAAAGAGCCCACGAAACAAAAGATTCAGATTCGGTTAGGTAA
- the LOC106451102 gene encoding protein CHUP1, chloroplastic translates to MDGSGPREGGGGVMKPVILKVGVALVLSATGLILARFVSRKEDNEVTSSASNPESTSSSSRRNDGEEEEEHTESLGDQQQQEILGLRSRLEELQRKEYEMELRFERYSNMKEQEVMLMEHKSMLSLEKAQLDFYRRELSAMEEEHKRGQNLVIVFLKLVGEIKELRSENWFLEEQAKKLRRGGKQLYRLVNEKSRRSIAVEKELLKCVDELEMKNSIVKELEGEVKDLKARVDVLQEEKKEVSLKSVEMVSEEDYRRVLEECEDLKKDVANGVKEVINLRWSNACLRHKVMRNETSHEEVAFSPNRNLQEYLEMEEQAEALPLTVVADHEHHEENNHHDDDDHHEHHTETSRRKRLMKKLKRWVEGNEKGRSTKQEERCFGRHSLKVEPEDEQMFHSRRSCSSV, encoded by the exons ATGGATGGTTCAGGTCcaagagaaggaggaggaggagttaTGAAGCCTGTGATTCTGAAAGTTGGTGTTGCTCTTGTACTATCAGCAACTGGCTTGATCTTGGCCAGGTTCGTGTCTCGAAAAGAAGATAACGAGGTGACTTCTTCCGCAAGCAATCCAGAGTCAACTTCATCATCTAGCAGAAGAaacgatggagaagaagaagaagaacatacAGAGAGCCTGGGTGATCAACAACAGCAAGAGATTCTAGGGTTGAGATCCAGACTCGAGGAGCTTCAAAGGAAGGAATACGAGATGGAGTTGCGTTTCGAACGTTATAGTAATATGAAGGAACAAGAAGTCATGCTTATGGAGCATAAAAGCATGTTGAGCCTTGAGAAAGCTCAGTTAGATTTCTACCGTAGAGAACTTTCGGCGATGGAGGAAGAACACAAGAGGGGCCAAAATTTGGTGATTGTGTTTCTCAAACTGGTGGGAGAAATCAAAGAGTTGAGATCAGAGAATTGGTTTCTTGAGGAGCAAGCAAAGAAGCTTAGGAGAGGAGGGAAGCAGTTATACCGTCTTGTAAACGAGAAGAGCAGGAGAAGCATTGCCGTGGAGAAAGAGCTATTGAAGTGTGTTGATGAATTGGAGATGAAGAACAGCATTGTGAAGGAGCTTGAAGGTGAAGTGAAAGATCTAAAAGCTAGGGTTGATGTGTTGCAAGAGGAGAAGAAAGAAGTGTCCTTGAAGTCAGTGGAG ATGGTGAGTGAAGAAGATTATAGAAGGGTGTTAGAAGAGTGTGAGGATTTGAAGAAGGATGTTGCTAATGGAGTGAAGGAAGTGATTAACCTGAGATGGAGCAATGCTTGTTTGAGGCACAAGGTGATGAGAAATGAAACCAGTCATGAGGAAGTAGCATTTTCTCCAAATAGAAACTTGCAAGAGTACTTGGAAATGGAGGAACAAGCAGAGGCTCTTCCATTGACAGTAGTAGCTGATCATGAGCATCATGAAGAGAATAAccatcatgatgatgatgatcatcatGAGCATCATACCGAAACTTCGAGGAGGAAGAGGCTGATGAAGAAGCTAAAGAGATGGGTTGAAGGAAATGAGAAGGGAAGATCAACAAAGCAAGAGGAAAGATGTTTTGGAAGACACTCTTTGAAGGTGGAGCCTGAGGATGAACAAATGTTTCACTCAAGAAGATCTTGTTCTAGTGTGTAA
- the LOC106451101 gene encoding aspartic proteinase 36 isoform X2, producing MPISHSLTPMLLAVAVAFAAAITTFASPLKILPLQRAFPLDEPVELSDLRARDSVRHARILLSKGGRQSSIGGVVNFPVQGSSDPFLIGLYFTKVKLGSPPTEFNVQIDTGSDILWVTCGSCSNCPRSSGLGIELHFFDAPGSLTASSLTCSDPVCSSAFQTTAAQCSENSNQCGYSFRYGDGSGTSGYYMTDTFHFDAVLGESLVANSSAPIVFGCSTYQSGDLTKSDKAVDGIFGFGKGKLSVVSQLSSRGITPPVFSHCLKGDGSGGGVFVLGEILVPGMVYSPLVPSQPHYNLNLLSISVNGEMLPIDAVAFETSNTRGTIVDTGTTLTYLVKEAYDPFLSAISSSVSQLVTPIMSNGEQCYLVSTSINDMFPPVSLNFAGGASMMLRPQDYLFHYGFYDGSSMWCIGFSQALEEQNILGDLVLKDKVFVYDLARQRIGWANYDCSMSVNVSVTSGKDIVNSGQPCLMISRKDMVLKLFSSILLALLLCTFFSLT from the exons ATGCCTATCTCTCACTCCTTAACACCGATGTTGTTAGCAGTTGCGGTGGCCTTCGCGGCGGCGATCACTACCTTCGCCTCACCTCTCAAGATTCTCCCTTTACAAAGGGCTTTCCCCTTAGACGAGCCAGTTGAGCTCAGCGACCTCAGAGCGCGCGACAGTGTCCGCCACGCGCGAATCTTACTAAGCAAAGGCGGTCGCCAGAGCTCAATCGGCGGCGTCGTGAACTTCCCAGTCCAAGGCTCCTCCGATCCTTTCCTCATCGG GCTTTATTTCACAAAGGTGAAACTGGGTTCTCCTCCTACAGAGTTCAACGTTCAGATTGATACTGGAAGCGACATCTTGTGGGTTACTTGCGGCTCTTGCTCTAACTGCCCTCGCTCTAGTGGACTTGGA ATTGAGCTTCATTTCTTTGACGCTCCTGGCTCCTTGACTGCCTCCTCCCTCACTTGTTCGGATCCGGTTTGTTCTTCGGCTTTTCAGACAACAGCTGCGCAGTGCTCCGAGAATAGTAACCAGTGTGGTTACTCGTTTCGTTATGGTGATGGAAGTGGGACTTCTGGTTACTACATGACTGATACGTTCCATTTTGATGCTGTTTTGGGAGAGTCTTTGGTTGCTAACTCATCTGCTCCCATTGTCTTCGG GTGTAGTACATACCAGTCTGGAGACTTGACGAAGTCAGACAAAGCGGTGGATGGGATCTTTGGTTTTGGCAAGGGGAAGTTATCTGTTGTCTCTCAGCTGTCTTCACGAGGGATTACGCCTCCTGTGTTCTCTCATTGCTTGAAAGGGGATGGTAGTGGAGGTGGTGTCTTTGTCCTTGGCGAGATATTGGTACCAGGGATGGTTTACAGTCCTCTCGTCCCATCACA GCCTCACTATAACTTAAATCTCCTGAGCATTAGCGTTAACGGAGAGATGCTGCCTATCGATGCGGTGGCGTTTGAGACTTCGAACACACGTGGTACTATTGTTGACACGGGAACCACTTTGACGTATCTGGTGAAAGAGGCTTATGATCCCTTTCTCAGTGCT ATATCAAGCAGCGTGTCTCAGTTGGTGACACCGATCATGTCTAATGGAGAGCAGTGCTATTTGGTCTCGACTAG CATTAATGATATGTTTCCTCCGGTTAGTCTCAATTTTGCTGGTGGTGCATCAATGATGTTGAGACCTCAGGACTACTTATTTCATTATGGTTTCTAT GATGGTTCGTCGATGTGGTGCATTGGATTTTCCCAAGCTCTTGAAGAACAAAACATTTTAGGAG atCTTGTCCTTAAAGATAAAGTGTTTGTGTATGATCTTGCTCGGCAACGGATTGGATGGGCAAACTATGATT GTTCGATGTCTGTGAATGTATCGGTAACTTCAGGAAAGGATATAGTAAACTCAGGGCAACCATGCTTGATGATCTCAAGAAAGGACATGGTTTTGAAGTTGTTCTCTAGCATCTTACTGGCTCTTCTTCTTTGTACTTTCTTCTCCTTGACTTAA
- the LOC106451101 gene encoding aspartic proteinase 36 isoform X1: MPISHSLTPMLLAVAVAFAAAITTFASPLKILPLQRAFPLDEPVELSDLRARDSVRHARILLSKGGRQSSIGGVVNFPVQGSSDPFLIGSKTTMLYFTKVKLGSPPTEFNVQIDTGSDILWVTCGSCSNCPRSSGLGIELHFFDAPGSLTASSLTCSDPVCSSAFQTTAAQCSENSNQCGYSFRYGDGSGTSGYYMTDTFHFDAVLGESLVANSSAPIVFGCSTYQSGDLTKSDKAVDGIFGFGKGKLSVVSQLSSRGITPPVFSHCLKGDGSGGGVFVLGEILVPGMVYSPLVPSQPHYNLNLLSISVNGEMLPIDAVAFETSNTRGTIVDTGTTLTYLVKEAYDPFLSAISSSVSQLVTPIMSNGEQCYLVSTSINDMFPPVSLNFAGGASMMLRPQDYLFHYGFYDGSSMWCIGFSQALEEQNILGDLVLKDKVFVYDLARQRIGWANYDCSMSVNVSVTSGKDIVNSGQPCLMISRKDMVLKLFSSILLALLLCTFFSLT, translated from the exons ATGCCTATCTCTCACTCCTTAACACCGATGTTGTTAGCAGTTGCGGTGGCCTTCGCGGCGGCGATCACTACCTTCGCCTCACCTCTCAAGATTCTCCCTTTACAAAGGGCTTTCCCCTTAGACGAGCCAGTTGAGCTCAGCGACCTCAGAGCGCGCGACAGTGTCCGCCACGCGCGAATCTTACTAAGCAAAGGCGGTCGCCAGAGCTCAATCGGCGGCGTCGTGAACTTCCCAGTCCAAGGCTCCTCCGATCCTTTCCTCATCGG CTCCAAGACGACTAT GCTTTATTTCACAAAGGTGAAACTGGGTTCTCCTCCTACAGAGTTCAACGTTCAGATTGATACTGGAAGCGACATCTTGTGGGTTACTTGCGGCTCTTGCTCTAACTGCCCTCGCTCTAGTGGACTTGGA ATTGAGCTTCATTTCTTTGACGCTCCTGGCTCCTTGACTGCCTCCTCCCTCACTTGTTCGGATCCGGTTTGTTCTTCGGCTTTTCAGACAACAGCTGCGCAGTGCTCCGAGAATAGTAACCAGTGTGGTTACTCGTTTCGTTATGGTGATGGAAGTGGGACTTCTGGTTACTACATGACTGATACGTTCCATTTTGATGCTGTTTTGGGAGAGTCTTTGGTTGCTAACTCATCTGCTCCCATTGTCTTCGG GTGTAGTACATACCAGTCTGGAGACTTGACGAAGTCAGACAAAGCGGTGGATGGGATCTTTGGTTTTGGCAAGGGGAAGTTATCTGTTGTCTCTCAGCTGTCTTCACGAGGGATTACGCCTCCTGTGTTCTCTCATTGCTTGAAAGGGGATGGTAGTGGAGGTGGTGTCTTTGTCCTTGGCGAGATATTGGTACCAGGGATGGTTTACAGTCCTCTCGTCCCATCACA GCCTCACTATAACTTAAATCTCCTGAGCATTAGCGTTAACGGAGAGATGCTGCCTATCGATGCGGTGGCGTTTGAGACTTCGAACACACGTGGTACTATTGTTGACACGGGAACCACTTTGACGTATCTGGTGAAAGAGGCTTATGATCCCTTTCTCAGTGCT ATATCAAGCAGCGTGTCTCAGTTGGTGACACCGATCATGTCTAATGGAGAGCAGTGCTATTTGGTCTCGACTAG CATTAATGATATGTTTCCTCCGGTTAGTCTCAATTTTGCTGGTGGTGCATCAATGATGTTGAGACCTCAGGACTACTTATTTCATTATGGTTTCTAT GATGGTTCGTCGATGTGGTGCATTGGATTTTCCCAAGCTCTTGAAGAACAAAACATTTTAGGAG atCTTGTCCTTAAAGATAAAGTGTTTGTGTATGATCTTGCTCGGCAACGGATTGGATGGGCAAACTATGATT GTTCGATGTCTGTGAATGTATCGGTAACTTCAGGAAAGGATATAGTAAACTCAGGGCAACCATGCTTGATGATCTCAAGAAAGGACATGGTTTTGAAGTTGTTCTCTAGCATCTTACTGGCTCTTCTTCTTTGTACTTTCTTCTCCTTGACTTAA
- the LOC125609300 gene encoding vacuolar protein-sorting-associated protein 37 homolog 2 isoform X2, which yields MFNFWGSKEQQLGESRPSSSSEPSPQQPWYSHSLVTSPSSSRPQSSGGQIPSHVSPGEAAGIIALLKDKSVDELGKLLTDKNAYQQFLNSLDQVSIQNNIREELRKETLHLARENLEKEPQIVELRNQCRIIRTSELATAQEKLNELENQRDEILRFYSPGSLLHRLQDAMKKGDEESEELQQKYMEKEIDTAAFVQKYKKLRSLYHRRALIHLAAKTSSIG from the exons ATGTTCAATTTCTG GGGATCAAAGGAGCAGCAACTTGGGGAGTCtcgtccttcttcttcttcagaaccATCTCCACAACAACCTTGGTATTCTCATTCTCTTGTCACCTCGCCTAGCTCATCCAGGCCTCAGTCATCAGGAGGGCAGATCCCATCACATGTTTCGCCAGGTGAAGCTGCCGGCATTATTGCTCTTTTGAAAGACAAAAG TGTGGATGAGCTCGGGAAGCTTCTGACTGACAAGAATGCGTACCAACAGTTCTTGAACTCGCTTGACCAGGTCTCTATTCAAAACAAC ATCAGAGAAGAGCTACGCAAAGAGACATTACATCTAGCTA GAGAAAACTTGGAGAAGGAGCCACAGATAGTGGAGCTCAGAAACCAA TGCAGAATAATCCGTACAAGTGAGCTTGCAACTGCACAAGAGAAGCTCAATGAGCTTGAGAATCAAAGAGACGAGATCCTCAGATTCTACTCTCCTGGTTCTCTTCTTCATAGACTTCAAG ATGCAATGAAGAAGGGAGATGAAGAATCAGAGGAGCTGCAACAGAAGTATATGGAGAAGGAGATTGATACAGCAGCGTTTGTGCAGAAATACAAGAAGCTGAGAAGCCTGTATCATCGTCGCGCTTTAATCCATCTCGCTGCAAAAACTTCATCCATCGGTTGA
- the LOC125609300 gene encoding vacuolar protein-sorting-associated protein 37 homolog 2 isoform X1 yields the protein MFNFWGSKEQQLGESRPSSSSEPSPQQPWYSHSLVTSPSSSRPQSSGGQIPSHVSPGEAAGIIALLKDKSVDELGKLLTDKNAYQQFLNSLDQVSIQNNVSLSNHHHHSVLRTVESSLFTSIFLLNVHQIREELRKETLHLARENLEKEPQIVELRNQCRIIRTSELATAQEKLNELENQRDEILRFYSPGSLLHRLQDAMKKGDEESEELQQKYMEKEIDTAAFVQKYKKLRSLYHRRALIHLAAKTSSIG from the exons ATGTTCAATTTCTG GGGATCAAAGGAGCAGCAACTTGGGGAGTCtcgtccttcttcttcttcagaaccATCTCCACAACAACCTTGGTATTCTCATTCTCTTGTCACCTCGCCTAGCTCATCCAGGCCTCAGTCATCAGGAGGGCAGATCCCATCACATGTTTCGCCAGGTGAAGCTGCCGGCATTATTGCTCTTTTGAAAGACAAAAG TGTGGATGAGCTCGGGAAGCTTCTGACTGACAAGAATGCGTACCAACAGTTCTTGAACTCGCTTGACCAGGTCTCTATTCAAAACAACGTAAGTCTCtcaaaccatcatcatcattctgTCTTAAGAACTGTAGAATCGTCACTGTTTACAtctatttttcttcttaatgTTCACCAGATCAGAGAAGAGCTACGCAAAGAGACATTACATCTAGCTA GAGAAAACTTGGAGAAGGAGCCACAGATAGTGGAGCTCAGAAACCAA TGCAGAATAATCCGTACAAGTGAGCTTGCAACTGCACAAGAGAAGCTCAATGAGCTTGAGAATCAAAGAGACGAGATCCTCAGATTCTACTCTCCTGGTTCTCTTCTTCATAGACTTCAAG ATGCAATGAAGAAGGGAGATGAAGAATCAGAGGAGCTGCAACAGAAGTATATGGAGAAGGAGATTGATACAGCAGCGTTTGTGCAGAAATACAAGAAGCTGAGAAGCCTGTATCATCGTCGCGCTTTAATCCATCTCGCTGCAAAAACTTCATCCATCGGTTGA
- the LOC125575027 gene encoding E3 ubiquitin-protein ligase CHFR-like isoform X3, whose translation MSGSEIVPGPGGQGYLQYRFTVMPAPDSRSQLLKISIDPDHAKCSICLNVWHDVVTAAPCLHNFCNGCFSEWMRRSEARHQHVLCPQCRTTVQFVGRNHFLQNIQEDILKADTGLRRPAEDLAVLDSSSSIQSNLIIGSKRKRRFSTLVSPTLEERDSLRLQCPQCAATIGGYRCERHGAHLQCHLCRGMMPNRTNFQVPLHCMGCDRPFCGAYWSSQSVTHGESSTPVCSRDTFRPISERTVTRIPSITHEMNRHEQDITQRCIAKMGRTVQDVVAEWFSLFNDRQIDRSRMPLNHAESITVSTHVCNECYDKLVGFLLYWFRVTLIVDYFPADAAARENCWYGYACRTQHHNEEHARKRNHVCRPTRGNHPS comes from the exons GCTACTGAAG ATCTCCATAGATCCTGACCACGCAAAATGCAGTATCTGCTTAAACGTGTGGCATGATGTTGTCACAGCTGCGCCTTGCCTTCATAATTTCTG TAATGGCTGTTTCTCAGAATGGATGCGGAGATCTGAGGCGAGACATCAACATGTGCTGTGTCCACAGTGCAGAACAACCGTACAGTTTGTTGGGAGGAATCATTTCCTGCAAAACATACAAGAG GATATATTAAAAGCGGATACAGGACTGAGGCGGCCAGCTGAAGATCTCGCAGTGTTAGACTCATCTTCATCAATCCAATCAAATCTT ATCATTGGGAGCAAGAGAAAACGTCGTTTCAGTACGCTAGTCTCGCCCACACTTGAAGAAAGAGATAGCTTGCGTTTGCAATGCCCACAATGTG CTGCTACGATTGGTGGTTATCGGTGTGAACGCCATGGTGCACATCTGCAATGCCACCTGTGTAGAGGAATGATGCCTAATAGAACCAATTTCCAAGTGCCGTTACACT GCATGGGATGTGATAGGCCTTTTTGTGGTGCTTATTGGAGTTCCCAAAGTGTTACACATGGTGAATCATCTACTCCAGTCTGCAGTCGAGACACTTTCAGACCT ATCTCGGAACGCACAGTTACAAGGATTCCCTCCATAACCCATGAAATGAATCGCCATGAACAAGAT ATAACACAAAGATGCATTGCTAAGATGGGGAGAACCGTGCAAGATGTTGTAGCAGAGTGGTTCAGTCTTTTCAACGACAGACAAATCG ACCGCTCTCGGATGCCACTCAATCATGCTGAGTCGATAACCGTGTCAACACATGTTTGCAA TGAGTGTTATGATAAGCTGGTGGGGTTCCTTTTATACTGGTTCCGTGTAACGCTTATCGTAGATTATTTTCCAGCTGATGCAGCAGCTAGAGAAAATTGTTGGTATGGATACGCATGTAGGACACAGCACCACAATGAAGAGCATGCTCGTAAACGTAACCATGTGTGTCGTCCTACCAGAGGGAACCATCCCTCTTAG